The Larus michahellis chromosome 2, bLarMic1.1, whole genome shotgun sequence genome window below encodes:
- the CDC25A gene encoding M-phase inducer phosphatase 1: protein MDPTPCGAYRRRRLLLLSPASPASPAVVKSLFPDDLSPVSDLRLTMEQLGRRQHENAEQDLENKNANGLQRTVSSESTDSGCALDSPGPATSNDIMEETFEKAILESSRLNLRMPFRRIHSLPQSLLGSSPALKRNHSDSLESDSFQLLEQDENKENESFEFKKPTKPASRCSAHVRSRDGKGVPGPRQNSSPAQTLPPGEQENYRPAFPQQSSLASSESEDDDGFLELLDEQDLKNDEEMPSDVSSLWTAPLVMRKTDNRAKRCRLFGSSSLPAAVGRTPQKRMERSQEENSPGKSKKRKSLPGTPSEDSTSLKMVKTQSSTAEIESILDSDQRDLIGDFSKGYLFHTVDGKHQDLKYIDSEMIVSVLTGKFASFIKECVIIDCRYPYEYEGGHIKGAVNLHMEEDVEDYLLKKPIQPSENKRVIIVFHCEFSSERGPRMCRFVRERDRLGNEYPNLHYPELYVLKGGYKDFFSRCRSFCEPQSYRPMHHEDFKEDLKRFRTKSRTWAGEKSKRELYSRLKKL from the exons ATGGATCCTACACCGTGCGGTGCTTACCGCCGCCGTcgcctcctcctgctctccccggctTCTCCCGCTTCACCCGCCGTCGTCAAGTCTCTCTTTCCCGATGACCTCTCTCCGGTTTCTGACCTCCGCCTCACCATGGAGCAGCTGGGACGACG TCAGCATGAAAACGCTGAGCAAGATCTGGAAAACAAGAATGCTAATGGTTTACAAAGAACAGTGTCATCAGAATCAACAGACTCAG GTTGTGCCTTGGATTCGCCTGGTCCTGCAACCTCAAACGATATCATGGAGGAAAC GTTTGAGAAAGCAATTCTTGAATCCAGCAGACTGAA CCTTCGGATGCCTTTCAGAAGAATCCATTCGCTGCCA CAAAGCCTCCTGGGatccagccctgctctgaagAGAAATCATTCCGATTCTCTGGAGAGTGATTCTTTTCAACTGTTGGAACAAGATGAAAATAAGGAGAAT GAATCATTTGAGTTTAAGAAGCCAACCAAACCAGCTTCTCGTTGTTCTGCGCACGTCCGTTCCCGTGATGGAAAAGGTGTTCCTGGACCGAGGCAGAATTCGTCTCCAGCTCAGACA TTACCCCCGGGTGAACAGGAGAACTACAGGCCAGCTTTCCCGCAGCAGTCTTCTCTGGCATCCTCTGAAAGCGAGGATGATGATGGATTCCTAGAGCTGTTAGATGAGCAAGATTTGAAG AACGATGAGGAGATGCCATCTGATGTGTCGAGCCTCTGGACTGCGCCGCTAGTCATGAGGAAAACGGACAATCGG GCCAAACGCTGCCGGTTGTTTGGCTCTtcatctctgcctgctgctgtcGGGAGAACCCCCCAGAAAAGGATGGAGAGGTCCCAGGAAGAGAATTCTCCAGGGAAAAGCAAGAAGAGGAAAAGCCTGCCTGGAACACCTTCTGAGGACTCGACG AGTTTGAAAATGGTAAAGACACAATCCTCCACCGCAGAGATCGAAAGCATTTTGGACAGTGACCAGAGAGACCTTATCGGTGACTTCTCAAAG GGTTATTTATTCCACACTGTCGATGGGAAACATCAAGATTTAAAATACATCGACTCAGAAATG aTTGTGTCTGTGCTGACTGGGAAGTTCGCGAGCTTCATCAAGGAATGTGTGATAATTGATTGTAGATACCCGTATGAGTACGAAGGAGGACACATCAAG GGCGCTGTAAACCTACACATGGAGGAGGACGTGGAAGACTACTTGCTGAAGAAGCCAATCCAGCCGTCGGAGAACAAACGAGTGATAATCGTCTTCCACTGCGAGTTTTCTTCAGAGCGAGGTCCTCGAAT GTGCCGGTTTGTGAGAGAGCGGGACAGGCTGGGTAACGAATACCCCAACCTCCATTACCCAGAGCTCTATGTCCTGAAGGGGGGTTACAAGGACTTCTTCTCAAGATGCCGT AGCTTCTGCGAGCCCCAGAGCTATCGCCCCATGCACCACGAGGACTTTAAAGAAGACTTGAAAAGATTCCGCACCAAAAGCCGGACCTGGGCTGGTGAGAAGAGCAAAAGGGAACTCTACAGTCGCCTGAAGAAGCTCTAA